In a genomic window of Candidatus Nezhaarchaeota archaeon:
- a CDS encoding bifunctional nuclease family protein, which translates to MKEFVEVKVLDVVTASTPFGLASAVLLEEPSGRLMPVLVDPLQASSIKEALSETAEGVGIHDLVVRLMKEADVSLKQAAIYAITEDRFKARITIETAKGNRDLESRASDAIALALRTKAPIYVASDVLSEASIEREALRASDLGEAP; encoded by the coding sequence ATGAAAGAGTTCGTCGAAGTAAAGGTCTTAGACGTAGTAACAGCTAGCACCCCTTTTGGACTAGCCTCAGCAGTACTACTGGAAGAGCCAAGTGGTAGGCTAATGCCAGTGCTAGTAGATCCCCTCCAGGCTTCATCAATCAAGGAGGCCTTGAGCGAAACTGCTGAAGGAGTAGGGATCCACGACTTAGTAGTAAGGCTGATGAAGGAGGCTGACGTTTCCTTAAAGCAAGCTGCGATATATGCTATTACGGAAGATAGGTTTAAGGCGAGGATTACTATTGAGACAGCTAAAGGAAATAGGGACTTAGAGAGCCGGGCTAGCGACGCAATAGCGCTAGCCTTAAGAACAAAGGCGCCTATCTATGTAGCCTCTGACGTGCTAAGTGAAGCCTCCATCGAGAGAGAAGCTCTGAGAGCCTCAGACCTAGGGGAAGCTCCTTAA
- a CDS encoding arginine--tRNA ligase yields the protein MTDPFGLFEEACLRALSSALNSLNLQVVKVVLEPPPDSRFGDLAYPCFELAKVIGEEPFKVATLLKKEVELLAQPIIDSVEAAQPGYLNFKANSIELANELFKSIRESPELYGLSPADKRLRVIVEHTSGNPVHPLTAGTGRNAFIGDALSRLLKARGHLVERHFYIDDVGFQVALVAYVYGLIKGKARVKGKPDHFIGLLYSIAHNLMELQRLKREAEEGASDKSRLDEVVASLQELRERDEELFDILSSVAIERDLRSEALRLNQAYERGDPSSIKQVREVCDLALRGFRETLSRVRVEFDSWDWESEVTLWSRAVERVIEELKATPFTSIRDGALIFNAEEVATKLGLKHKLGVKESHTIPSLTLTRADGTTLYVTRDIAYALWKLKRADLVISVIGSEQSLAQTQLKLALYALGRGLDADRYVHYAYELVRLPGRRMSARRGRYVTLDQLINEAVARLRLEVEKRWPNLPPEAKERVAEKLGVGAVRFAFLNVSASRPITFSWDQVVNFERNSFPFINYTYVRALGILRKGGREPGAVDASKLREGIERELIVKLSLFPRIVKQAADELKPELLTTYLNELSLLFNSYYEKVDVIHVRDEEVKKARMELVYATKVVLENGLSLLGIEPAEFM from the coding sequence ATGACTGACCCCTTCGGCCTATTTGAAGAGGCTTGTCTTAGGGCTCTGTCCTCAGCTCTAAACAGCCTCAACCTTCAAGTAGTTAAGGTGGTTCTCGAGCCTCCACCCGATAGTAGGTTTGGGGATTTAGCCTATCCTTGCTTTGAGCTCGCTAAAGTAATTGGTGAGGAGCCGTTTAAAGTAGCTACTCTCCTTAAGAAAGAGGTTGAGCTGCTGGCTCAGCCTATAATAGATAGCGTTGAGGCGGCCCAGCCTGGTTACTTAAACTTTAAGGCTAATAGCATAGAGCTAGCTAATGAGCTATTCAAGTCTATCCGTGAGTCTCCAGAACTATACGGACTATCGCCAGCTGATAAGAGGCTTAGGGTAATAGTTGAGCACACTAGCGGCAACCCAGTCCATCCTTTAACCGCAGGCACTGGACGTAATGCCTTCATAGGCGACGCGCTATCTAGGCTATTGAAGGCTAGAGGACATTTAGTAGAGCGTCATTTCTACATAGATGATGTAGGCTTTCAGGTAGCGTTAGTAGCTTATGTCTACGGCTTAATTAAAGGTAAGGCTAGAGTTAAGGGAAAGCCGGATCACTTCATAGGCCTGCTTTATTCAATCGCCCACAACCTCATGGAGCTTCAGAGGCTGAAGAGGGAGGCTGAAGAGGGGGCGAGCGATAAGTCTAGGCTAGATGAAGTAGTTGCGTCTCTTCAAGAGCTGAGGGAGCGTGATGAAGAGCTCTTTGACATCCTCTCGAGCGTCGCTATTGAGAGAGACCTTAGGAGTGAGGCGTTAAGACTTAATCAAGCTTATGAGCGTGGAGACCCTTCCTCTATTAAGCAAGTTAGGGAGGTTTGCGACCTTGCTCTTAGGGGATTTAGAGAGACTCTTTCAAGAGTCCGCGTGGAGTTCGACTCATGGGACTGGGAGAGCGAGGTAACTTTATGGAGTCGAGCAGTTGAAAGAGTGATTGAGGAGCTCAAAGCCACCCCCTTTACCTCAATTAGAGACGGGGCGCTGATATTTAATGCTGAAGAGGTAGCCACTAAGTTAGGGCTTAAGCATAAGCTTGGAGTAAAAGAGTCCCACACAATACCTAGTCTCACCTTAACGAGGGCTGACGGCACTACTCTCTACGTGACGAGGGACATAGCTTATGCTTTATGGAAGCTTAAGCGGGCTGACTTAGTCATAAGCGTCATAGGCTCAGAGCAGAGCCTTGCTCAGACTCAGCTTAAGCTTGCCCTCTATGCCTTGGGCAGAGGGCTAGATGCAGATAGGTATGTGCATTATGCCTACGAACTAGTCAGGCTCCCTGGCCGGAGAATGTCTGCAAGGCGTGGACGCTACGTGACGTTAGATCAGTTGATAAACGAGGCCGTGGCTAGGCTGCGCTTAGAAGTTGAGAAGCGTTGGCCAAACCTTCCGCCCGAGGCCAAAGAAAGAGTGGCTGAGAAGCTTGGTGTTGGGGCTGTTAGGTTTGCCTTCCTTAATGTATCGGCCTCAAGGCCTATTACCTTCTCCTGGGATCAAGTAGTAAACTTTGAGCGCAATAGCTTCCCCTTCATCAACTACACGTATGTTAGGGCTCTAGGTATTTTACGTAAGGGAGGCCGTGAGCCTGGGGCCGTCGATGCTTCTAAGCTGAGGGAAGGTATTGAGCGTGAATTAATAGTTAAGCTAAGCCTCTTCCCTAGGATAGTTAAGCAGGCGGCCGATGAGCTGAAACCCGAGCTCCTTACCACATACTTAAACGAGCTCAGCCTCCTATTCAATAGCTACTACGAGAAGGTTGACGTGATCCACGTGAGGGATGAAGAGGTCAAGAAGGCTAGGATGGAGTTAGTTTACGCTACTAAAGTTGTGCTTGAAAATGGGCTCTCCCTTCTTGGAATAGAGCCCGCTGAGTTCATGTAG